In the Gossypium arboreum isolate Shixiya-1 chromosome 10, ASM2569848v2, whole genome shotgun sequence genome, one interval contains:
- the LOC108488712 gene encoding U-box domain-containing protein 26-like, whose protein sequence is MKEAQMTIPHLFRCPISLDLFSDPVTLSTGQTYDRSSIEKWFAFGNLTCPVTMQKLHDPSLVPNHNLRHLIEQWRQMGHHFHPEYSTTIDPLLHLKRNIESPHSTLQDKLQTLEKIPVLMDETPSKTPFLLQIGFLSLFSQLLFGKLDPEFDGKYADFEEKLLSCILKLVPFGEFQCLNMLKEESKLESFLVLFENGSGMMKQSLCRLVGAISSSPETRELCAMIGRNHRFLQGIDHLIQQNFETSEAGIEAISALCCLESNRENLVREGLINGLITYILNTETKERSSAGTAMATLEQLVGSERSGKEALIKDPRGVKAVVKMVFRVSYHGGSESALNSLIMVCYESLEAREKAIDAGVLTQLLLLLQSQCSCRIKSKARTLLKLLRSKWDEEQ, encoded by the coding sequence ATGAAAGAAGCTCAAATGACAATCCCTCACTTATTTAGATGCCCAATCAGTTTGGATTTGTTCTCAGATCCTGTCACTCTCTCTACAGGTCAAACTTACGACCGATCAAGCATCGAAAAGTGGTTTGCTTTTGGTAATCTCACTTGCCCCGTTACAATGCAAAAGCTCCACGATCCATCCCTTGTTCCCAATCATAATCTTCGCCATTTGATCGAACAATGGCGTCAAATGGGTCATCACTTCCACCCTGAGTACTCCACGACCATCGACCCTTTACTCCACCTGAAGCGCAATATTGAATCTCCCCATTCCACCTTACAAGACAAGCTTCAAACGCTGGAAAAAATCCCAGTTCTAATGGATGAAACTCCGTCTAAAACTCCCTTTCTACTTCAAATAGGTTTCTTGTCTTTATTTTCACAACTACTTTTCGGAAAATTAGACCCAGAGTTCGACGGAAAGTATGCGGATTTTGAGGAGAAGTTGCTTTCCTGTATTCTGAAGTTGGTCCCCTTCGGCGAATTCCAGTGTCTGAATATGCTTAAAGAAGAGTCCAAGTTGGAATCTTTCCTAGTTTTGTTTGAAAATGGGAGTGGCATGATGAAGCAAAGTTTGTGTCGTCTTGTTGGGGCAATCTCATCATCCCCGGAAACCAGGGAACTTTGCGCAATGATAGGAAGAAACCACCGGTTTTTACAAGGAATTGATCATCTTATTCAGCAGAATTTCGAGACATCGGAGGCCGGAATCGAGGCCATTTCAGCATTGTGTTGCTTGGAATCAAACAGGGAAAATTTGGTCCGAGAAGGCCTAATCAATGGCCTCATAACGTATATTTTGAACACGGAAACAAAGGAGAGAAGCTCGGCGGGAACAGCAATGGCGACACTGGAACAACTTGTGGGGAGTGAGAGGTCAGGAAAAGAGGCCCTGATAAAGGATCCCAGAGGGGTTAAAGCAGTGGTTAAGATGGTTTTCAGGGTGTCGTATCATGGAGGGAGTGAAAGCGCTTTGAACTCATTGATAATGGTGTGTTATGAATCGTTGGAAGCAAGGGAAAAGGCAATAGATGCTGGAGTGTTGACGCAGTTGCTGTTGCTGCTACAGAGCCAGTGTAGTTGTAGGATAAAATCAAAGGCAAGAACATTGCTCAAACTGTTGAGGTCCAAGTGGGACGAGGAGCAATAA